A window of Methanolobus sediminis contains these coding sequences:
- a CDS encoding DUF99 family protein, with amino-acid sequence MNSAQHSFHIKDEIRILGIDDSALISDKIIIVGAFFRGGKWLDGVLRSEITRDGMDATDSIVSMVNNSKHLPQIRAIMLDGVTYGGFNPVDIVDLYERTGVPVIVLMRDLPDFGNIEKALSFLPESETRMQIIKKAGNISSAITKDNDNPVFFQCCGIAYDIAAKIIKITSTRSNIPEPLRVAHLIATGIVLGESRGKA; translated from the coding sequence GTGAATAGTGCACAACATAGTTTTCACATTAAAGATGAGATCCGCATACTTGGTATAGATGATTCTGCGCTTATCAGCGATAAGATCATAATAGTCGGAGCCTTCTTTCGCGGTGGTAAATGGCTTGACGGTGTACTTCGGTCAGAGATTACAAGGGACGGCATGGATGCAACTGACAGCATAGTTTCAATGGTGAATAACAGCAAACATTTGCCGCAGATACGTGCCATAATGCTGGATGGAGTTACTTATGGCGGTTTTAATCCGGTGGATATTGTCGATCTATATGAAAGAACCGGCGTTCCGGTGATAGTCCTTATGCGTGACCTGCCGGATTTTGGGAATATAGAAAAGGCTCTTTCATTTTTGCCAGAATCAGAAACCAGGATGCAAATTATAAAAAAAGCCGGAAATATCAGCAGCGCGATAACAAAAGATAACGATAATCCTGTTTTCTTCCAGTGTTGCGGAATTGCTTATGATATTGCCGCAAAAATAATAAAAATAACTTCAACAAGGAGCAATATCCCAGAGCCGCTCAGAGTTGCTCATTTGATTGCTACGGGAATCGTCCTTGGTGAATCAAGAGGAAAGGCATGA
- the glmM gene encoding phosphoglucosamine mutase has protein sequence MAFFGTNGVRGIANEYITPQLAIDVARSLGTYMGSKGVVAIGRDTRASGEMLKSAAIAGALSAGLTVIDVGICPTPSVQYYVKKYADAGIVVTASHNPREYNGIKLIASDGSEMSREGEREIEKIYYSKEFSAASWEKTGDLRHDSNANEFYVNGIINSVDHELIREKRLKVVVDTGCGAGSVTLPFLLQKLGCEVITLNGQVDGTFPWRNPEPTPDVLTELADIVKLAGANMGVAQDGDADRAVFFDENGDFIEEEIQLAMMAKYVLARKKGPIVTPVSSSSRMLDVAREAGVDLSWTAVGSINVARKMMEIDAVFGGEGNGGLIFPEHQYCRDGAMACAKFLEIIANGQKISELAQSVPEYFNSKTKIKIQDSPATMEKVKKEVLAGDNEVDTTDGVKVWYDDGWVLIRPSGTEPIIRIFAESKTKERADELMNEGVELVNKSK, from the coding sequence ATGGCATTTTTTGGAACTAATGGTGTAAGGGGAATAGCAAACGAATACATAACTCCACAACTGGCAATTGATGTTGCAAGGAGTCTTGGAACTTATATGGGTTCTAAAGGCGTTGTGGCTATTGGAAGAGACACAAGAGCTTCAGGTGAGATGTTAAAATCCGCTGCTATTGCCGGCGCACTTTCAGCAGGACTTACAGTCATTGATGTTGGGATCTGCCCTACCCCTTCTGTTCAGTATTATGTAAAAAAGTATGCAGATGCAGGAATTGTTGTAACAGCATCTCATAATCCAAGGGAATACAACGGAATAAAACTCATCGCAAGTGACGGAAGTGAAATGTCACGTGAAGGGGAAAGGGAGATCGAGAAAATATACTACTCCAAAGAGTTCAGCGCTGCATCGTGGGAAAAGACAGGAGATCTGCGCCATGACAGTAATGCCAATGAATTCTATGTTAATGGTATAATCAATTCAGTTGACCATGAACTCATACGTGAGAAAAGGCTCAAGGTTGTCGTAGATACAGGATGCGGAGCAGGTTCTGTAACATTACCATTCCTTCTCCAGAAACTGGGATGTGAAGTAATCACCCTTAATGGACAGGTGGACGGAACTTTCCCCTGGAGAAATCCGGAACCTACACCTGATGTACTCACAGAACTTGCAGATATTGTGAAGCTGGCCGGTGCAAACATGGGAGTTGCGCAGGACGGAGATGCAGACCGTGCGGTATTCTTTGATGAGAATGGAGATTTCATCGAGGAAGAGATACAGCTTGCAATGATGGCAAAATATGTCCTTGCAAGGAAAAAGGGACCGATAGTCACACCGGTTAGTTCCTCATCAAGAATGCTTGATGTTGCCAGAGAAGCAGGCGTTGACCTTTCATGGACAGCAGTTGGCTCAATCAATGTGGCACGTAAGATGATGGAGATCGATGCAGTGTTTGGAGGAGAGGGTAACGGAGGACTTATCTTCCCTGAGCACCAGTACTGCCGTGACGGTGCCATGGCTTGTGCTAAATTCCTTGAGATAATTGCAAACGGACAGAAGATCTCAGAGCTCGCTCAGAGTGTGCCTGAATACTTTAATTCCAAGACAAAAATTAAGATACAGGATTCACCTGCGACTATGGAGAAAGTAAAGAAGGAAGTCCTTGCCGGAGATAATGAGGTCGACACCACAGATGGTGTGAAAGTCTGGTATGATGACGGATGGGTACTTATCAGGCCTTCAGGAACAGAACCTATCATCAGGATATTTGCCGAATCAAAGACCAAGGAAAGAGCAGATGAACTGATGAATGAGGGAGTTGAACTGGTCAACAAGTCAAAGTAA
- the larE gene encoding ATP-dependent sacrificial sulfur transferase LarE: MVNEKLELLKKGISEKGSAVLAFSGGVDSSVLASIAFDVLKEKAVAVTIKNQSLPQRELECAKKVASEIGLEQRIVYLNELEVPLISANSPERCYYCKKEIIGVLSSVKDELGFNVIIEGSNASDSSSYRPGKRAIEEAGEIVYSPFLEFDVTKDEIRAIAKELGLSVAAKSPAPCLASRFPYGDILTEENLRRVEKAENFLFNRGFEGFRVRDHKGIARIELQKEDMAMLLEIRVEVVSYFKELGFTYVTLDLEGFRSGSMDEVL, encoded by the coding sequence ATGGTCAATGAAAAACTGGAATTATTGAAAAAAGGCATTTCAGAAAAGGGAAGTGCCGTTCTTGCTTTTTCAGGAGGAGTGGACAGTTCCGTTCTTGCATCGATAGCTTTTGATGTCCTTAAAGAAAAGGCAGTTGCTGTAACCATTAAAAACCAGTCATTACCTCAGAGGGAACTGGAATGTGCAAAAAAGGTAGCTTCGGAAATAGGTCTTGAGCAAAGGATAGTTTATCTCAATGAACTTGAAGTCCCTCTTATTTCAGCCAACAGCCCTGAAAGATGTTATTACTGCAAAAAAGAGATCATCGGGGTTTTAAGCTCTGTTAAGGATGAACTCGGATTTAATGTTATTATTGAAGGTAGCAATGCTTCGGATTCCAGCTCTTACCGCCCGGGAAAAAGAGCAATAGAAGAAGCCGGGGAAATTGTTTACTCTCCCTTTCTGGAATTTGATGTGACAAAGGATGAGATCAGGGCTATTGCAAAAGAACTCGGTCTTTCTGTTGCGGCTAAAAGCCCGGCGCCCTGTCTTGCTTCGCGTTTTCCATATGGTGATATCCTCACAGAGGAAAATCTCAGGAGGGTGGAAAAGGCAGAAAATTTCCTTTTTAACAGAGGATTTGAAGGGTTCAGGGTCAGGGACCACAAAGGAATTGCACGCATTGAGCTTCAGAAGGAAGATATGGCTATGCTGCTGGAAATAAGAGTTGAGGTCGTATCCTATTTTAAGGAACTGGGTTTTACTTACGTTACACTTGATCTTGAAGGATTCCGAAGTGGAAGCATGGATGAGGTGCTATGA